GCCGTAGAGCTTGTTGACCGCATCGGCCAGGCCGTTGTAGAAGAAAATATCGTCGGGTGAAACCTGCACGCCGCCGCTGGCGTTGTTCATCCGGGTCAGGAATTCCCGGGTTTCATCCATGCCCGCGCTCGGGCAGTAGCCCCAGCTTTTGTAATCGCTGACCACTTCCTGCATGTGCCCGATCAGCCAGTCCGGGACCCGCTCGCCCTTCGCAACCGGATCACCGATATTCTCCCAGGTTATATCCAGGCCGGCGGCCTGCATTTTTTTTGCGCTCTGGACTACGCCCCTGATCTCATAGATCAGCTCATCGGCCTGGGGGTGAACGATATTGCGACGCATTGTTTCCAGCTCCGTCCGAACCGCTGGTTTCCGACGGCCGGCCGGTTCTCCCCGGCCGCGGCTGCAAAGTAACTATTGTCAGTCAAGGGATTACAAGGAAAAGTTACTATTTCGGGATGGGTTCTGCAAGTGGATTGGCGGGCCACGCACCATGCCCGTCTCCGGGAGAATCGGTCCGGAGAGGGGCAGCACGGCTGCGGTTTCGCTGCTTCAGCTTAACGGGGACCCTCGACCTGCGGAGGCGGCGTGGATGCCGGTTCCAGCACCAGCGTGGAGGCCATCATATCGTGAAGCGCCTGGCTGCGTGGAGCCAGCAGGGCGATAAACAGGCCGAGAAAACAGGGCAGTATCGACAGCAGGCGCCCGAAACCCCGTCCCAGCCCCCTCCTCCAGCTCATCCTGCGGCCGTACTGGTCGGTGACGAAAATCCCGAACAGCATTTTACCCGGTGTAGCCTGGCGCAAGCTGGCCTCGAAAACCGCATGGTAGAGAGCGAAAATCACCACGACCAGCGGACCCGGGATATCGTGGGGTACGCCGCGCAGAAACCCCGGCAAATGATAGACTATCGAGTCGAACGCACCGCGCAGACCGATCCATTTTGTGATCCCGCCGATCATATCGAGCGGAAACCACAGCGCGCCCAGCGCGGCCTCCAGCAAACCGATCAGCATAAAAACAATCACCGTATCGACCAGCAGGGCCGCGAAGCGCTTGAGCAGCGAAGCGTACCGGGTCGCCAGCATCACTTGTTCTCCTGTTCGGGTTTGTCATCGCCGGGCAAGTTTTCCTCCGGTTGTCGATCGTTCGATTTTTCCGTGGTCTCTGTTGGCGGTTCCGCTGACGGGGCAGCTGCTTCCGGCTCAGCGGGCACGGCCACGCCATCTGGCTGAGGCGCGGGAATTCCTCCTGGTGGCACCGCCTGGGGCGGGGCCGTGTTTGCCTGCGGCGCGGGATAAGCCGGTTCCAGCACCAGGGTGCCTGCCATCATGTCGTGAAGGGTCTGGCTGCGGACGGTAAACAGGGCGATAATGTAGCCCAGCCAGCAGAAGATCTGGCTCAGCACCTTGCCCACCGTGCGTCCCAGGGAACGCGGAAAGCTGATCCGTCGCCCCAGCTCGTCGGTGACAAACATCCCCAGCATCATCTTGCCCGGCGTGGCCTGACGCGGACTGCTCTCGAACACCGCAAAATAGAACCAGTATATCAGCATGTGAATGAATATCCAGAAAACGATTGCCGCCACGGGCAGGCTGGCCAGCACGGCCCGGATAATATCTTCGGGGTCACCGTAGTAGGAGAAATGGTTGAAATTATGCAGCGACAGCCAGGCCAGAACACCGGTGCCGGCGGTAAGCAAGGCCAGCGGCAGGACAACCAGCGCGGCCAGGATGCTGGCCAGGATTATATCGACAATGTGGGCCACGAAGCGTTTCAGGAACGACGCGTACTGGGTGG
This DNA window, taken from Candidatus Glassbacteria bacterium, encodes the following:
- a CDS encoding RDD family protein, translating into MLPTQYASFLKRFVAHIVDIILASILAALVVLPLALLTAGTGVLAWLSLHNFNHFSYYGDPEDIIRAVLASLPVAAIVFWIFIHMLIYWFYFAVFESSPRQATPGKMMLGMFVTDELGRRISFPRSLGRTVGKVLSQIFCWLGYIIALFTVRSQTLHDMMAGTLVLEPAYPAPQANTAPPQAVPPGGIPAPQPDGVAVPAEPEAAAPSAEPPTETTEKSNDRQPEENLPGDDKPEQENK
- a CDS encoding RDD family protein, translated to MLATRYASLLKRFAALLVDTVIVFMLIGLLEAALGALWFPLDMIGGITKWIGLRGAFDSIVYHLPGFLRGVPHDIPGPLVVVIFALYHAVFEASLRQATPGKMLFGIFVTDQYGRRMSWRRGLGRGFGRLLSILPCFLGLFIALLAPRSQALHDMMASTLVLEPASTPPPQVEGPR